CGGCCAGGTACTGCTTTTTCAGGGCCTCGTCCATCGTAACGGGGGGCACTTTTTCCAGGAAGGTGTTGGCCCGGAAAATCCCTTTGTAGGCGTCGTACCAGCGGGCGCGCGAGAACGGGTTATCGGGAAACCACCGGAAATCGCTGGCGTTTTTAAAGTGAAAACCGTAATCGCCCGTGTCGCCGGTTTTTTCGTCGATGTCGTCGGACGGACAGCTTCCCAGAACGATCACGGATTCGCGGTATAATCCTTTCTGGCCAATCACGTCGTACACCGCCGTCAGGGCTTGTTCTACGTCTTTGGCGTCTTTGAAAAAGTTGGATTCGGCAACGCCGTTGGTGAATTCTTTGGTGACAAAGTCTTCTTTACAGCCAAACACCAGGGTGGCAGTCAGCAGGAGAGAAAGTAGGCTATATTTCATGATTTCTTCAAGTATCGAGTTGGTTGTTTTGGAGAGAAAAGAGCCAGGAAAAAAGACAAGAGAACCATACCCAGCATCCAGTATCTTTCATCTATTGTCTCCTCTCTCTTGTCTCCATTTAAAAATCGAATCGAACACCCAGCGACGAGGTGCGGGCCTGCGGATACAGGTCGTTGTAAATACCGGCCCGGGCGCTGTTGTTGTCGTCGAGCCCGACTTCCGGATCAACCCCGCTGAATTTGGTCAGCACGAACGCGTTCTGAACGGCCACGTACACCCGCGCCGAGCTAACTCCCAGTTTCTTAAGACCCGGGCCGCTGATGGTGTATCCCAGCTGAATGTTTTTCAAACGCAGGTACGAACCGTTCTCGACCAGGTGACTGGCCACGCGGCTGTTCAGGTTGGGGTCCGACAGGATGGGGCGCGGAATGCTGTTGCTCGTTCCCGGACCGCTCCAGGCGCCGGTAACGGTTTCAATTTTGTTCCAGGCCCGGCCCGAGCTTTCCAGACTTGTCCGGTTCAGGTTCAGAATGTCGTTGCCGCTCACACCGAAGAATTGCAGGCTCAGGTCAAAGTTCTTGTAACCGGCATCCCCGCCGAAACCGTAGGTAAACGAGGGCGTCGGGTTGCCAATGATGGTTTTGTCGGATTCGTCGATTTTGCCGTCGCCGTTCAGGTCCTGGTATTTGAAATCGCCCGGGGCGGTTCCGGCGGCCTGGTAGGGGGTGGCTTCGTTGCCGTCGAGGGCGTTGGCGGCTGCCACTTCAGCCGGGGTCTGAAACAAGCCTTCGGAAATCAAGCCGTAGTACACGCCCAGGGGCTGGCCTTCGCGGATGATCGTGATGGCGCCCGAACCCGGGTAAGTCAAGCCGACAATGTCGCGGCTGCCGCCCAGCGAAACCACTTTGTTGTTATAAGTGGTCAGGTTCCCGTTCAGGTTGTAGCGCAGCGCGCCCACCGAGTTGCGGAATCCCAGGTTGAATTCCATGCCCTTGTTGGTCAGGCTTCCCACATTGCGCACGGTGGTTTGCAGGCCCGATACGCCCGGCAGCGTCAGCGTCAGCAGCATGTCGGTGCGGGTCCGGTTGAAATATTCCGCCGAAAAGCTCAGGCGGTTGTTGAACAGCCCCGATTCCAGCCCGATGTTGTATTCCGTTACGGTTTCCCACTTGATGTCGGGGTTGCCCAGGTCGCTCAGGGCCGCCCCGATGGACGACTGGCCCGTCTGGTTGCCGAAGGCGTAGTTGAAGCCGCTGCCGACGCGGGCCAGGTACATGAAGTTTCCGATGGCATCCGAACCCACCTGACCCCAGCCCGCCCGGAGTTTCAGGTCGCTGACCACGGCATTCTTGGGAAAGAAACCTTCCTCCGACACGCGCCAGCCCCCCGAAATCGACGGAAAGACGCCGTATTTTTTATTCGCTCCGAACTTGGAGGAACCGTCCTGGCGCAGGTTGAAGGTCAGCAGGTACCGGTCGGCGTAGCTGTAGGCAATCCGGCCAAAGACGGACGCCAGTGATTCTTCGCCCGAACTGGTGGCCGTGCTCAGCGATTTGGCTCCCTGGCTGGTAATTTCTTGGAAAGCATCGGTGTCGTAGGTGGCGTTCTGGTACGCCGAGCGGCCTTTGTAATCGAGCGCCGTCGTGCCCAGCAGCAGGTTTACGTTGTGCTTACCGAAATCCTGGGTGTAGGTCAGGGTGTTTTCCCAGGTCCACTGGCGGCCCAGCGATGAGCCCACGTTCAGCGACGAAAGGCCCGCCGAGTTGAGCAGCCCCGACGTCCAGATCGGGTTGAAGGTGTAGCTGGAACCGTTGTGCACGTTGGCCGAGAAGCTGGTGCGGAAAACCAGGCGTTTGATGGGCTGGTACTCCGCGTACAGATTGCCGATCAGGTTGTACTCTTCGTTGTCGATTTTAGGGCGTAGCTGATCAAAAACCGGGTTGGAGGGCCGTTCAAACCGGCTGTCGACCGGGCCCGCAAACGTGCCGTCGGGATTGTACACCGGCATGGTCGGCAAGGTCTGGTAGATGTTGGTAAACACCCCGCCGATGAATTGCCGGTTGCCCGCGCCGTTGTCCCGGCGGTTGATCCGGGCCACCGACAGGCTGTTGCCAATTTTCACTTTGTCGGAAATCTGGTTGTCGGTATTCACCCGCACCGACATCCGCTCAAACCACGTCCGGATCATCATCCCGTCGTTGTTGAAGTAGTTGGCCGACACAAAATATTTGTTCTTGGCGCCCCCGCCTGCAATCGAAAACTGGTGTTCCTGAATCCGGCCGGTCTGCATCATTTCGTCGATCCAGTTGGTGCCGACGCCCAGTGTGGTGGGGTCCGCAAACGGGGCGGGTTGACCGGCGGCCACGAACGCCGTGTTCATGTTTTGTCCAAACTGGGTAGCATTCAGCGGATTCGGCAGCTTTCGGGTCGGGTTCTGAATCCCGTAATAACTGCTCCAGCTGAGCCGGGGCGTTCCCGAACTGCCGCGTTTGGTCGTGATGAGCACCACCCCGTTGGCCGCCCGCGTTCCGTAGATGGCTGTCGAAGCGGCATCTTTCAGGATGTCGATGGATTCAATATCGTTGGTGTTGATGGTCGCCAGCGGGTTGGAATTTTCGCTGTCGCCACCGCCCACCTGCACACCGTCGATGATGTAAAGCGGGTTGCTGTTGTTGATGGCACCCACCCCGCGAATCCGGACGCTAATGCCGCCCCCGGGCTGACCGCCGTTGGTGGTTACGTAAACACCCGGAACTTTGCCCTGCAGCGCATTGTCGAAGCTGGGCGACTGCACTTTCGTAATTTCGGACGCTTTAACGGAAACAATGGAGCCGGTTACGTTGCTTTTCTTCTGCTCGCCGTAACCCACCACCACCACTTCGTCGAGGGATTTGTCACTGACCGACAGCGAGATATCAATGGTGGTTCGTCCGCCCACGACCAGCTCCTGCGATGCGTACCCTACGTAACTGAAGACCAGCGTGGTATTTTCGTCCGGTACGACGATTCGGTACGCTCCGCTGGCGTCGGTGTTGGTGCCCCGGGTAGTGCCTTTGATAACGACGTTAACGCCCGGGATGCCTTCGCCTTTTTCGTCGGTTACTTTACCGCTGACGTTCTGGTCCACCACGGCTTCGTTCAAAACCGGCACGGACAGAAGGCTGGTGCTGGGGCCGTTAACGGTTTCTTTACGCAGGATGATGGTTTTGCCGGAAACCTCATAAGCCGCCCCCAGCGGTTTGAGCAGGTCATCCAGAACTTTTTCCAGGTTTTGCCCGGCCGCTTCGTAGGTAACCTTCTGGTGCGACGGGATGAGTCGGGAGCTGTAGACAAACTGCACATCCGCCTGCTGCTCAATCTCCCGGAAAACGCGCTTCATTTCCAATTGTTTGGCCCGCAGCGTTACTTTTCGGGCCAGCAGGTCCTGCGCCTTGCCGTCGAGGGCGAACGTCGTTCCTACCGCCCAGATCAGCAGCAACAGGGGTAAAAGTCCAACGCGCATAAGTAACCGGAGGGAAAGGGTTCGGTAGAAAAAATTTTCTTTCATACATTTGAAGGGTTTTGTTGGAATTTAAAGGTTCGGCAAAATCATCCCCGTACCCGGCAAAACCGGGTGATGCGTTCGTCCAGCACGGGGAACTTCCGGTCATTCATGCTGCAACATGAATGACCTTTTCTTACGCATTACAGCCTTTAATGTCGAGCACAAGCTGACCGTCCTGCATCGAATAACTGCCGTTGAGGGCCGTGCAGATAAACTGAAGCATTTCGTGCAGCGACTGGTCGGCAAACCGGGCCGTCAGCGGGCAATCTCTGACCTGATTTTCGTCGTAAACAATGCGAATTCCGTACGCATCTTCCAGCGTTTTCAAGACCGTCGGCAAAGGCGTATCGTCAAACGCAAACTGGTAAAAAACGGGGTCCCGTTCGGTATCAGTCGGCAGCAAAGGGCTTTTCGTCATGCGGGCTTTCTGCCGGGAATACTCCACCTGCTGATTGGCTTTCAGCACCACCTCCGGGGTGTTCGGAGAAGCCGCCGTTGGCAGATGATTCCGGTGGAATACCGCCACCCGGCCCGTTTTGACCTTTACGGAGATGCCGGGGTCGTCCTGAAAAGCCCGCACCGAAAAACTGGTTCCCAACACCTTGGTCACGATTTCACCGGCAAATACCAGAAAGGGCCGCTTGGGATCTTTCCGGACTTCAAAAAAAGCATCCCCGGTCAGGTGAACTTCCCGCTTTCCGGCTTCGAAAACCGCTGGAAACCGCAGCTTGCTCCTGGGCTGGAGGACTACCACGCTGCCGTCGCTGAGGTTCACCAGCAGGGGCTTCTGGGTCAGGTTCTCACGCTCCGTCAACCGGGAGGGGGGCTGTTCTTTCGACGTCCGTGACGACTCGGACCGCAGAAGACGGTTTTCCCATAACCACCCGCCCAGGGCCAGCAACAGCGCCACCGAAGCCGCGGCCAGCCAGCGGTTTCGGTTAAACCAACCCGAATGAACCACCCGCCCTTCGGTTTCACCTGCCGTGGCCCGGGTCACCGTCTGCCGGATGGACTCTTCCAGCTCGGTTTCCCCCAACGGCTGCTCCCGAACCTGCAGGGCCAGCACCAGCGCCCGGGCCTGTTGGACCACCGCCGTTTTTTCCGGATGTTCGGCCAGCCACTGTTGCCAGATCGCGTGGGTAGCAGGGGTCGGGTGCAGCACCCAGTCCCGGAAAAGATCGTCCCAGACGAATTGTTCAGCCGTGTAAGTAAGATACTGTTGCATTGGATTGCGTGACCGTTTCAAACGATGATAGACGGAAGGAAAGGCCGGATACTATAATTTGTCCGAAAAAAATCGATTTCTTTTCGGACGGTCCAGGCCCACAAGCCGGTAGGCTTGACTTTCGATAACGTCGGGAGCAACCCGGGGTTATCCAGCGTTATCCCCGGGCGGGGTTGCGGGATTTTTGCGCTTGGGTAGAGTATTTGGGGAGCGGGGATGTCTAGTAGGAAGAGAAGCGATCTGCTTGATGCCTAAACCGTGTGTCTGTTTCTATGAAAGCCGTTCTGCCGCTCGTCGGCCTGTTGCTGGGATTGTGGAGCTGCCACTCCGCCGATGAAAAACTGTTTACCCGAATGCCGTCGGACGAAACCGGCGTGCACTTTCGGAATACGGTGGCCGAGGACGAGCGGCATAATCTTTTCGATTATCACCTGGTGTACAATGGCGCGGGCGTCGCCGTGGGCGATCTGAACAACGACGGTTTTGCCGACTTGTACTTTGCGGGCAATCAGTCGGGCGATAAAGTATACCTCCATCGGGGAGAGGCCGGCGGCAAACCACTGCGCTTCACGGATGTTACCGAAAAGGCAGGAATTCAGCCGCGGGGCTGGTCGGTGGGCGTAACGCTGGTGGACATCAACGCCGACGGATTTCTGGATATCTACGTCTGCAAATCCGGCAATTATCCGGGCGTCGAGCGCGCCAACCAATTGTATATCAATCAGGGCGCTTCGGACGGCGGGACGGTTCGCTTCAAGGAAAGTGCCGCGCAGTACG
This Larkinella insperata DNA region includes the following protein-coding sequences:
- a CDS encoding TonB-dependent receptor, coding for MKENFFYRTLSLRLLMRVGLLPLLLLIWAVGTTFALDGKAQDLLARKVTLRAKQLEMKRVFREIEQQADVQFVYSSRLIPSHQKVTYEAAGQNLEKVLDDLLKPLGAAYEVSGKTIILRKETVNGPSTSLLSVPVLNEAVVDQNVSGKVTDEKGEGIPGVNVVIKGTTRGTNTDASGAYRIVVPDENTTLVFSYVGYASQELVVGGRTTIDISLSVSDKSLDEVVVVGYGEQKKSNVTGSIVSVKASEITKVQSPSFDNALQGKVPGVYVTTNGGQPGGGISVRIRGVGAINNSNPLYIIDGVQVGGGDSENSNPLATINTNDIESIDILKDAASTAIYGTRAANGVVLITTKRGSSGTPRLSWSSYYGIQNPTRKLPNPLNATQFGQNMNTAFVAAGQPAPFADPTTLGVGTNWIDEMMQTGRIQEHQFSIAGGGAKNKYFVSANYFNNDGMMIRTWFERMSVRVNTDNQISDKVKIGNSLSVARINRRDNGAGNRQFIGGVFTNIYQTLPTMPVYNPDGTFAGPVDSRFERPSNPVFDQLRPKIDNEEYNLIGNLYAEYQPIKRLVFRTSFSANVHNGSSYTFNPIWTSGLLNSAGLSSLNVGSSLGRQWTWENTLTYTQDFGKHNVNLLLGTTALDYKGRSAYQNATYDTDAFQEITSQGAKSLSTATSSGEESLASVFGRIAYSYADRYLLTFNLRQDGSSKFGANKKYGVFPSISGGWRVSEEGFFPKNAVVSDLKLRAGWGQVGSDAIGNFMYLARVGSGFNYAFGNQTGQSSIGAALSDLGNPDIKWETVTEYNIGLESGLFNNRLSFSAEYFNRTRTDMLLTLTLPGVSGLQTTVRNVGSLTNKGMEFNLGFRNSVGALRYNLNGNLTTYNNKVVSLGGSRDIVGLTYPGSGAITIIREGQPLGVYYGLISEGLFQTPAEVAAANALDGNEATPYQAAGTAPGDFKYQDLNGDGKIDESDKTIIGNPTPSFTYGFGGDAGYKNFDLSLQFFGVSGNDILNLNRTSLESSGRAWNKIETVTGAWSGPGTSNSIPRPILSDPNLNSRVASHLVENGSYLRLKNIQLGYTISGPGLKKLGVSSARVYVAVQNAFVLTKFSGVDPEVGLDDNNSARAGIYNDLYPQARTSSLGVRFDF
- a CDS encoding FecR family protein — encoded protein: MQQYLTYTAEQFVWDDLFRDWVLHPTPATHAIWQQWLAEHPEKTAVVQQARALVLALQVREQPLGETELEESIRQTVTRATAGETEGRVVHSGWFNRNRWLAAASVALLLALGGWLWENRLLRSESSRTSKEQPPSRLTERENLTQKPLLVNLSDGSVVVLQPRSKLRFPAVFEAGKREVHLTGDAFFEVRKDPKRPFLVFAGEIVTKVLGTSFSVRAFQDDPGISVKVKTGRVAVFHRNHLPTAASPNTPEVVLKANQQVEYSRQKARMTKSPLLPTDTERDPVFYQFAFDDTPLPTVLKTLEDAYGIRIVYDENQVRDCPLTARFADQSLHEMLQFICTALNGSYSMQDGQLVLDIKGCNA